In one window of Candidatus Scalindua sp. DNA:
- a CDS encoding LssY C-terminal domain-containing protein → MKVLLIRFLSLVILLSWIPACKTYSPVPIEKVPFLDRSQTQTIGGVTVTAAVLSHEESEQIFGRPLAEKGIQPVWLEIVNREDLPYALISRYLDPTYFSASETARMNAVSKKDIDEQMAKDYRKLAIDIRVPPGQTRSGFVFTRLDFGTKVVSVLLFGPKQVRSLVFYITVPGLELDYQDVDFDKLYKKEELIVFDEEKAFREMLTNFQCCTENEKGTKDGDPLNLVLIGSRNELFGALARVGWDETEAVTFSTALKTAKAFFSGDMYMNAPISPQYLFGRSQDVALQKGRDSIHERNHLRLWLSPWIFLGKNVWIGQISRDIGIRLTTGVWNLTTHEIDPEVDDSRDYLISDIMSVQGLSKFGFVKGVGEATPENPRKILLGDEYWTDGLRAVMLLSEEPVAMDEVSFFIWDFKMKGAKEVIERVGREALSSP, encoded by the coding sequence ATGAAGGTGCTTTTAATTCGATTTCTGTCTTTAGTTATACTGTTGTCATGGATTCCGGCCTGCAAGACATATAGTCCGGTTCCGATTGAGAAGGTACCTTTCCTCGATCGCTCACAGACCCAGACCATTGGCGGGGTAACCGTAACGGCAGCTGTTCTTTCACATGAGGAGAGTGAGCAGATATTTGGCAGACCACTGGCTGAAAAGGGAATCCAGCCCGTCTGGCTGGAGATTGTAAACAGAGAAGATCTCCCGTATGCACTTATATCCAGATACCTTGATCCAACGTACTTTTCTGCTTCTGAGACAGCTCGCATGAATGCAGTATCGAAAAAAGATATAGACGAGCAGATGGCGAAAGACTACCGGAAATTAGCTATTGATATCCGGGTGCCTCCCGGCCAAACAAGGTCTGGTTTTGTGTTTACCCGGTTAGATTTCGGTACCAAGGTAGTATCAGTTCTCTTATTTGGACCAAAACAGGTAAGATCACTTGTCTTTTATATTACCGTACCCGGCCTTGAGCTTGATTACCAGGATGTTGACTTTGATAAACTGTATAAAAAGGAAGAACTGATTGTATTCGATGAAGAAAAGGCATTTCGTGAGATGCTCACCAATTTTCAATGTTGCACAGAAAATGAAAAGGGTACAAAAGATGGTGACCCATTGAATCTTGTATTGATTGGAAGCCGTAATGAATTATTTGGTGCTCTTGCCAGAGTTGGTTGGGATGAGACAGAAGCAGTTACCTTTTCTACTGCACTGAAGACTGCGAAGGCCTTCTTTTCCGGGGATATGTACATGAACGCTCCGATTAGTCCACAGTACCTCTTTGGCCGCAGTCAGGATGTTGCACTTCAGAAGGGACGCGACTCGATTCACGAACGTAACCACTTGCGTCTGTGGCTCTCTCCATGGATTTTCCTGGGAAAAAACGTCTGGATAGGCCAGATCAGCCGGGATATTGGTATTCGGTTAACAACAGGAGTCTGGAATCTTACAACCCATGAAATAGACCCTGAGGTGGACGACTCTCGTGACTACCTGATATCTGATATCATGTCTGTACAAGGACTATCCAAGTTTGGATTTGTCAAAGGCGTAGGCGAGGCCACACCTGAAAACCCTCGTAAGATCCTGCTTGGAGATGAGTACTGGACAGATGGACTTCGCGCCGTAATGCTCTTATCAGAGGAACCAGTTGCCATGGATGAAGTCAGTTTTTTTATCTGGGATTTTAAAATGAAAGGAGCTAAAGAAGTAATTGAAAGGGTGGGACGGGAAGCTTTATCTAGCCCTTAA
- a CDS encoding arylsulfatase — MRPFYLTMLALSAFMIGVSGLSADTSSSEGTREDSNVKTTAGLSNDRKPGTEAIRAKQPKQRQTSEKIGEKKGQNRAPVNKTKPLLLAQAGTSSPSDQPETESEKKGDKTPNIVIIWGDDIGQSNISAYTMGMMGYRTPNIDRVAREGMIFTDYYAEQSCTAGRSAFITGQSVFRTGLSKVGLPGADLGLREEDPTIAELLKPLGYATGQFGKNHLGDKDEMLPTNHGFDEFYGNLYHLNAEEEPELPDYPKDPEFRKKYGPRGVIHSFADGRIEDTGPLTRKRMETIDDDVAARSVTFIEEQHKAGNPFFVWVNFTHMHFRTHTKPESLGQSGRWQSPYHDTMIDHDRNVGQVLDKLDELGISENTIVMYGTDNGPHMNSWPDAAMTPFRNEKNSNWEGAYRVPAMVRWPGKIKPGTVSNDIMSHMDWLPTLLAAAGDADIKEKLLKGHKAGNKTFKVHLDGYNFLPYLTGKEQKSPREEFIYFSDDGGLTGLRYDNWKLVFSEQRQQGTLQIWFEPFTQLRAPKLFNLRMDPYERADVTSNTYWDWLIDHVFLFVPAQDIVGEFLQTFKEFPPRQKAASFTVDQVMEKLAPQSH; from the coding sequence ATGAGACCGTTCTACTTAACCATGTTAGCGCTATCTGCTTTTATGATTGGGGTATCGGGGCTTTCTGCCGATACATCATCATCAGAAGGAACGAGAGAAGATTCGAATGTAAAAACTACTGCTGGTTTATCGAACGACAGAAAACCGGGAACAGAAGCCATTCGTGCGAAACAACCCAAACAGCGACAAACCTCCGAAAAAATTGGTGAGAAAAAAGGACAAAATAGAGCTCCAGTCAACAAAACCAAACCACTATTACTGGCTCAGGCAGGCACAAGTTCCCCTTCAGATCAACCGGAAACGGAATCTGAGAAAAAGGGTGATAAGACTCCCAACATTGTCATTATCTGGGGTGACGACATCGGGCAAAGCAACATCAGCGCCTACACCATGGGGATGATGGGCTACCGAACGCCCAACATCGATCGCGTAGCCAGGGAGGGGATGATCTTCACTGACTACTATGCGGAGCAGAGCTGCACCGCCGGTCGATCGGCCTTTATTACGGGCCAGAGCGTTTTCCGCACAGGGCTCAGTAAGGTCGGCCTGCCGGGTGCCGACCTTGGTCTCCGCGAGGAAGATCCCACAATTGCCGAGCTGCTTAAGCCGCTCGGCTATGCTACCGGCCAGTTTGGCAAGAACCACCTGGGCGACAAGGACGAGATGCTGCCAACAAATCACGGCTTCGATGAGTTCTACGGTAATCTCTATCACCTTAATGCTGAAGAAGAGCCTGAGTTGCCGGATTATCCGAAGGACCCTGAGTTTCGTAAGAAGTACGGGCCGCGGGGTGTAATCCACAGCTTTGCCGACGGCAGGATCGAGGATACCGGTCCCTTGACCAGGAAGCGCATGGAAACTATCGATGACGACGTGGCAGCCAGGTCAGTCACGTTTATTGAAGAGCAGCACAAGGCTGGCAACCCCTTCTTCGTGTGGGTAAATTTTACCCACATGCACTTCCGGACTCATACGAAGCCGGAAAGCCTGGGTCAATCCGGCCGTTGGCAGAGTCCCTATCACGACACTATGATTGACCATGACAGAAACGTCGGGCAGGTCCTGGATAAGCTTGATGAGTTGGGAATTTCTGAGAATACGATTGTCATGTATGGCACGGATAACGGGCCGCACATGAACTCGTGGCCTGATGCTGCCATGACACCCTTCCGGAACGAGAAGAACTCCAACTGGGAAGGCGCCTACCGCGTCCCCGCCATGGTGCGTTGGCCCGGAAAGATCAAACCCGGTACGGTCTCAAACGACATTATGTCGCACATGGACTGGTTACCCACGCTGCTTGCGGCTGCCGGAGACGCTGACATCAAGGAAAAACTTCTGAAAGGTCATAAAGCCGGGAACAAGACCTTTAAGGTCCACCTCGATGGTTACAACTTCCTGCCGTACTTAACCGGTAAGGAGCAGAAAAGTCCCCGTGAGGAATTCATTTACTTTTCCGACGACGGTGGATTGACTGGACTACGCTATGATAACTGGAAGCTGGTCTTTTCCGAGCAAAGACAACAGGGTACCCTGCAGATTTGGTTTGAACCTTTTACCCAACTGCGCGCGCCCAAGCTCTTCAACCTGCGCATGGATCCGTATGAACGGGCGGACGTGACCTCAAACACCTATTGGGATTGGTTGATTGATCATGTGTTCTTATTCGTCCCGGCACAGGACATTGTGGGCGAGTTCCTGCAAACTTTTAAGGAGTTTCCGCCACGTCAGAAAGCAGCAAGTTTTACCGTTGACCAGGTCATGGAAAAGCTGGCTCCCCAGTCACACTAA
- a CDS encoding haloacid dehalogenase-like hydrolase: protein MKTIEHERRRAIDRMLVVAFALAAALLSGCLATDQTIDTLPLWKDGAPKQSIVEFVEKVTEEGSPDYVETAERIAVFDNDGTLWSEQPIYFQLAFALDRVKMLAPMHPEWKDKQPFKAVLEGDLKTVMAGGERAVLELVMATHAGNTTDQFSQAVTDWLATAKHPKTGRPYTDMVYEPMIELLSYLRTKGFKTYLVSGGGIEFMRPWTERIYGIPPEQVIGSSIKTKFALHDGTPVLVRLPEINFIDDKGGKPVGINQHIGRRPIAAFGNSDGDLQMLQWTTAGSGQRLACLIHHTDADREWAYDRSSSIGRLDRALDEAQEKGWTVVDMKRDWKHIFPFEKR from the coding sequence ATGAAAACAATCGAACATGAAAGAAGACGTGCAATAGATCGAATGCTTGTTGTAGCCTTTGCTCTGGCAGCAGCCCTGCTCTCCGGATGTCTAGCAACAGATCAGACCATCGATACCCTGCCTCTATGGAAGGACGGTGCACCGAAACAGTCCATCGTTGAATTTGTTGAGAAGGTTACAGAGGAAGGGAGCCCTGATTATGTTGAGACCGCCGAGCGCATAGCGGTCTTCGACAACGACGGTACGTTATGGTCTGAACAGCCCATCTATTTCCAGCTCGCATTTGCACTCGACCGCGTGAAGATGCTTGCGCCGATGCATCCAGAATGGAAAGACAAACAACCCTTTAAAGCGGTGCTCGAAGGTGATCTCAAGACTGTCATGGCCGGCGGCGAGCGCGCAGTGCTCGAACTTGTCATGGCTACTCACGCAGGTAACACAACGGATCAGTTCTCGCAGGCGGTAACTGATTGGCTGGCCACGGCAAAGCATCCGAAGACAGGACGTCCATACACGGACATGGTCTATGAGCCGATGATTGAACTACTCTCCTATTTACGCACCAAAGGTTTTAAGACTTACCTTGTCTCCGGCGGAGGCATCGAGTTCATGCGCCCCTGGACAGAAAGGATCTATGGCATTCCGCCCGAGCAAGTCATCGGCAGCAGCATCAAGACTAAATTTGCATTACACGACGGCACGCCTGTGCTCGTGCGTCTGCCGGAGATCAACTTCATTGACGACAAAGGTGGTAAACCGGTTGGCATTAATCAGCATATTGGTCGCCGTCCCATCGCAGCGTTCGGTAACTCCGATGGCGATTTGCAAATGCTCCAATGGACGACCGCCGGCAGCGGACAGCGTTTAGCCTGCCTTATTCACCATACTGACGCCGACCGTGAATGGGCTTACGACCGCTCTTCTTCTATTGGCCGCCTCGACAGAGCTCTCGACGAGGCGCAGGAGAAAGGATGGACAGTCGTTGACATGAAGCGCGACTGGAAACACATTTTCCCGTTCGAGAAGAGATGA